A window of the Hevea brasiliensis isolate MT/VB/25A 57/8 chromosome 6, ASM3005281v1, whole genome shotgun sequence genome harbors these coding sequences:
- the LOC110632655 gene encoding osmotin-like protein, whose amino-acid sequence MAATLFFFSITTILILSQATPPGVQGLFLTLVNNCPFTVYPAIQPNSGHPVLEKGGFPLPTLTHRSFPAPNQHWSGRIWARTGCTHANGKFHCATGDCNHQLECNGLGGASPATLAQFSLHHGHKDFSSYGVSLVDGFNVPMTVTPHEGQGVCPVVGCRANLLATCPEKLQLRYPAGHGPVVACKSGCEAFGTDELCCRNHYNSPQTCRASSFSEFFKHACPATFTYAHDNPSLMHECSSPRELKVIFCH is encoded by the coding sequence ATGGCTGCCACTCTATTCTTCTTTTCTATTACTACTATACTAATACTGAGCCAAGCCACCCCTCCTGGAGTTCAAGGTCTCTTTTTAACCCTAGTCAACAACTGTCCCTTCACTGTCTACCCAGCTATCCAACCCAACTCCGGCCACCCAGTCCTCGAGAAAGGAGGCTTCCCCCTCCCCACTCTCACCCACCGCTCCTTCCCAGCCCCCAATCAGCACTGGTCCGGCCGGATCTGGGCCCGCACCGGCTGCACCCACGCCAACGGTAAGTTCCACTGCGCAACAGGGGATTGCAACCACCAACTAGAGTGCAATGGCCTCGGTGGCGCCAGCCCCGCCACTCTCGCACAGTTCAGCCTTCACCATGGCCACAAAGACTTCTCCTCCTACGGCGTATCTCTCGTCGATGGGTTCAACGTCCCCATGACAGTAACCCCACACGAAGGTCAAGGCGTATGCCCGGTTGTTGGATGCAGAGCGAACTTACTAGCGACGTGCCCAGAGAAGCTGCAGTTGAGGTACCCGGCGGGTCATGGTCCTGTGGTGGCGTGCAAGAGTGGGTGCGAAGCGTTTGGGACAGACGAGCTGTGTTGCAGGAACCACTACAATAGCCCACAAACGTGTAGGGCGTCGAGCTTCTCAGAGTTCTTCAAGCACGCATGCCCGGCCACGTTCACTTACGCACATGACAATCCTTCCCTTATGCATGAGTGCTCGTCGCCACGCGAGCTTAAAGTCATCTTCTGCCACTAG